A section of the Falco rusticolus isolate bFalRus1 chromosome Z, bFalRus1.pri, whole genome shotgun sequence genome encodes:
- the APBA1 gene encoding amyloid-beta A4 precursor protein-binding family A member 1 isoform X2 codes for MNHLVGPPEGEVHEKPASGAVNESVEADLEHSEVEEEQRYATHYPRHTDSSQRGLSGQEEEGMLARSASTESGFHNHTDTAEGDVIATVEDSYDTERVQENEDESMYAVQYRPESEEYTENAEAEHGEAIHNRTLPNHLHFHSIEHEEAMNAAYSGYVYTHRLFHRGEDEQYAEPYADYGLQEHVYEEIGDTPDLDVRDGIQQYEREREEADNYRKEALGARLHHYDERSDGESDSPEKEAEFAPYPRMDSYEQEEDIDQIVAEVKQSMSSQSLDKAAEDMPEAEQSLEHGHAVAGGGHESNGQLPAVSRVAPSSGESVQRYSKEKKDAISLAIKDIKEAIEEVKTRTIRSPYTPDEPKEPIWVMRQDVSPTRDSDDQRPLDGDSPSPDSSSPRGAESASRQHHQDVCSTAEASTNKESRKSLASFPTYVEVPGPCDPEDLIDGIIFAANYLGSTQLLSDKTPSKNVRMMQAQEAVSRIKAPEGESQPMTEVDLFISTQRIKVLNADTQETMMDHPLRTISYIADIGNIVVLMARRRMPRSNSQDNVEASHPSQDGKRQYKMICHVFESEDAQLIAQSIGQAFSVAYQEFLRANGINPEDLSQKEYSDLLNTQDMYNDDLIHFSKSENCKDVYIEKQKGEILGVVIVESGWGSILPTVIIANMMHGGPAEKSGKLNIGDQIMSINGTSLVGLPLSTCQSIIKGLKNQARVKLNIVRCPPVTTVLIRRPDLRYQLGFSVQNGIICSLMRGGIAERGGVRVGHRIIEINGQSVVATPHEKIVHILSNAVGEIHMKTMPAAMYRLLTAQEQPVYI; via the exons ATGAACCATTTGGTTGGACCACCTGAGGGGGAAGTACATGAAAAGCCAGCAAGCGGAGCAGTGAACGAGTCAGTGGAGGCCGACCTGGAGCACTCAGAGGTGGAAGAGGAGCAGCGGTATGCAACTCACTACCCAAGGCATACAGACAGCAGCCAAAGGGGCCTGTCCggccaggaggaggaagggatgtTAGCTCGGTCAGCCAGCACTGAGAGTGGTTTCCACAATCACACAGATACTGCAGAAGGGGATGTGATAGCCACAGTGGAGGACAGTTATGACACAGAGAGAGTTCAGGAAAATGAGGATGAGAGCATGTATGCAGTGCAGTACAGGCCTGAGTCTGAGGAGTACACGGAGAATGCCGAGGCTGAGCATGGCGAGGCCATTCATAATCGAACATTGCCCAATCACTTACATTTCCATTCCATTGAACACGAGGAAGCCATGAATGCAGCCTACTCAGGTTATGTCTATACGCATCGGCTCTTCCACCGAGGAGAAGATGAACAGTATGCTGAGCCTTACGCCGACTATGGACTGCAGGAGCATGTGTATGAGGAGATAGGAGATACACCAGACCTCGATGTCAGGGACGGGATCCAACAGTATGAGCGGGAGAGGGAGGAAGCCGACAACTACCGCAAGGAGGCACTTGGTGCTCGCCTTCACCATTATGATGAACGGTCTGATGGAGAGTCTGACAGCCCTGAGAAGGAGGCAGAGTTTGCACCCTACCCGAGAATGGATAGTTACGAACAAGAGGAGGACATTGATCAGATTGTAGCAGAGGTGAAGCAGAGCATGAGCTCTCAGAGCTTAGACAAGGCAGCTGAAGACATGCCAGAGGCGGAGCAGAGTTTGGAGCATGGTCATGCTGTTGCTGGTGGTGGGCATGAAAGTAACGGCCAGCTCCCAGCTGTGTCTCGAGTTGCACCCAGCTCGGGAGAATCTGTACAGAGgtacagcaaggaaaagaaagatgcaatTTCACTGGCCATCAAGGATATTAAAGAGGCTATTGAGGAGGTGAAGACAAGGACCATCCGTTCTCCTTATACCCCTGATGAACCTAAGGAGCCTATCTGGGTGATGAGGCAGGACGTCAGTCCAACCAGGGACTCTGACGACCAGAGGCCACTAGATGGAGAT TCTCCATCTCCAGATTCCTCTTCACCTCGGGGTGCTGAGTCGGCAAGTAGGCAACATCACCAGGATGTCTGCAGTACAGCAGAGGCCTCCACTAATAAAGAG TCCAGAAAAAGCTTGGCTTCATTTCCAACCTATGTTGAAG TTCCTGGCCCTTGTGATCCTGAAGACTTAATCGATGGCATCATTTTTGCTGCCAATTACCTTGGCTCCACTCAACTCCTTTCTGATAAAACCCCCTCCAAGAATGTGAGAATGATGCAGGCTCAGGAAGCTGTCAGCAGAATCAAG gctCCAGAAGGTGAATCTCAACCCATGACTGAAGTAGACCTCTTCATTTCTACACAGAGAATAAAAGTACTGAATGCAGACACACAG GAAACCATGATGGATCATCCCCTGCGGACCATTTCTTATATTGCAGATATAGGAAATATAGTTGTTTTGATGGCTCGTAGGCGAATGCCACGGTCTAACTCCCAGGATAATGTGGAAGCATCTCATCCTTCTCAAGACGGAAAGAGGCAGTACAAAATGATTTGCCATGTCTTTGAGTCTGAGGAT GCACAGTTGATTGCACAGTCCATAGGTCAAGCATTTAGTGTGGCCTACCAGGAGTTTCTGAGGGCAAATGGAATCAACCCAGAAGACCTTAGCCAGAAGGAATATAGTGACTTGCTCAATACCCAGGACATGTACAACGATGACCTGATTCACTTCTCCAAATCTGAAAACTGCAAAGAT GTTTacattgaaaagcaaaagggagaGATCCTAGGTGTAGTGATTGTGGAGTCTGGCTGGGGATCCATTTTGCCTACAGTTATCATAGCCAACATGATGCATGGAGGACCAGCAGAGAAGTCTGGGAAGCTGAACATAGGGGACCAGATCATGTCAATCAATGGGACCAGTTTGGTTGGCTTACCACTCTCAACGTGTCAGAGTATTATAAAG ggtTTGAAAAACCAGGCCCGGGTTAAACTGAACATAGTTAGGTGTCCTCCAGTAACCACAGTCTTGATCAGGAGACCGGACCTCAGATATCAGCTGGGCTTCAGTGTGCAGAATGGGATT ATCTGTAGCCTTATGAGAGGAGGTATAGCAGAGCGAGGAGGTGTACGTGTCGGCCATCGGATCATTGAAATCAATGGGCAGAGTGTTGTAGCAACACCCCATGAGAAAATTGTTCACATTCTCTCAAATGCTGTTGGTGAG ATTCATATGAAGACTATGCCAGCTGCCATGTACAGACTGTTGACTGCACAAGAGCAACCAGTTTACATCTAA
- the APBA1 gene encoding amyloid-beta A4 precursor protein-binding family A member 1 isoform X1, with protein MNHLVGPPEGEVHEKPASGAVNESVEADLEHSEVEEEQRYATHYPRHTDSSQRGLSGQEEEGMLARSASTESGFHNHTDTAEGDVIATVEDSYDTERVQENEDESMYAVQYRPESEEYTENAEAEHGEAIHNRTLPNHLHFHSIEHEEAMNAAYSGYVYTHRLFHRGEDEQYAEPYADYGLQEHVYEEIGDTPDLDVRDGIQQYEREREEADNYRKEALGARLHHYDERSDGESDSPEKEAEFAPYPRMDSYEQEEDIDQIVAEVKQSMSSQSLDKAAEDMPEAEQSLEHGHAVAGGGHESNGQLPAVSRVAPSSGESVQRYSKEKKDAISLAIKDIKEAIEEVKTRTIRSPYTPDEPKEPIWVMRQDVSPTRDSDDQRPLDGDSPSPDSSSPRGAESASRQHHQDVCSTAEASTNKESRKSLASFPTYVEVPGPCDPEDLIDGIIFAANYLGSTQLLSDKTPSKNVRMMQAQEAVSRIKMAQKLAKSRKKAPEGESQPMTEVDLFISTQRIKVLNADTQETMMDHPLRTISYIADIGNIVVLMARRRMPRSNSQDNVEASHPSQDGKRQYKMICHVFESEDAQLIAQSIGQAFSVAYQEFLRANGINPEDLSQKEYSDLLNTQDMYNDDLIHFSKSENCKDVYIEKQKGEILGVVIVESGWGSILPTVIIANMMHGGPAEKSGKLNIGDQIMSINGTSLVGLPLSTCQSIIKGLKNQARVKLNIVRCPPVTTVLIRRPDLRYQLGFSVQNGIICSLMRGGIAERGGVRVGHRIIEINGQSVVATPHEKIVHILSNAVGEIHMKTMPAAMYRLLTAQEQPVYI; from the exons ATGAACCATTTGGTTGGACCACCTGAGGGGGAAGTACATGAAAAGCCAGCAAGCGGAGCAGTGAACGAGTCAGTGGAGGCCGACCTGGAGCACTCAGAGGTGGAAGAGGAGCAGCGGTATGCAACTCACTACCCAAGGCATACAGACAGCAGCCAAAGGGGCCTGTCCggccaggaggaggaagggatgtTAGCTCGGTCAGCCAGCACTGAGAGTGGTTTCCACAATCACACAGATACTGCAGAAGGGGATGTGATAGCCACAGTGGAGGACAGTTATGACACAGAGAGAGTTCAGGAAAATGAGGATGAGAGCATGTATGCAGTGCAGTACAGGCCTGAGTCTGAGGAGTACACGGAGAATGCCGAGGCTGAGCATGGCGAGGCCATTCATAATCGAACATTGCCCAATCACTTACATTTCCATTCCATTGAACACGAGGAAGCCATGAATGCAGCCTACTCAGGTTATGTCTATACGCATCGGCTCTTCCACCGAGGAGAAGATGAACAGTATGCTGAGCCTTACGCCGACTATGGACTGCAGGAGCATGTGTATGAGGAGATAGGAGATACACCAGACCTCGATGTCAGGGACGGGATCCAACAGTATGAGCGGGAGAGGGAGGAAGCCGACAACTACCGCAAGGAGGCACTTGGTGCTCGCCTTCACCATTATGATGAACGGTCTGATGGAGAGTCTGACAGCCCTGAGAAGGAGGCAGAGTTTGCACCCTACCCGAGAATGGATAGTTACGAACAAGAGGAGGACATTGATCAGATTGTAGCAGAGGTGAAGCAGAGCATGAGCTCTCAGAGCTTAGACAAGGCAGCTGAAGACATGCCAGAGGCGGAGCAGAGTTTGGAGCATGGTCATGCTGTTGCTGGTGGTGGGCATGAAAGTAACGGCCAGCTCCCAGCTGTGTCTCGAGTTGCACCCAGCTCGGGAGAATCTGTACAGAGgtacagcaaggaaaagaaagatgcaatTTCACTGGCCATCAAGGATATTAAAGAGGCTATTGAGGAGGTGAAGACAAGGACCATCCGTTCTCCTTATACCCCTGATGAACCTAAGGAGCCTATCTGGGTGATGAGGCAGGACGTCAGTCCAACCAGGGACTCTGACGACCAGAGGCCACTAGATGGAGAT TCTCCATCTCCAGATTCCTCTTCACCTCGGGGTGCTGAGTCGGCAAGTAGGCAACATCACCAGGATGTCTGCAGTACAGCAGAGGCCTCCACTAATAAAGAG TCCAGAAAAAGCTTGGCTTCATTTCCAACCTATGTTGAAG TTCCTGGCCCTTGTGATCCTGAAGACTTAATCGATGGCATCATTTTTGCTGCCAATTACCTTGGCTCCACTCAACTCCTTTCTGATAAAACCCCCTCCAAGAATGTGAGAATGATGCAGGCTCAGGAAGCTGTCAGCAGAATCAAG ATGGCCCAGAAATTAGCCAAAAGCAGGAAGAAG gctCCAGAAGGTGAATCTCAACCCATGACTGAAGTAGACCTCTTCATTTCTACACAGAGAATAAAAGTACTGAATGCAGACACACAG GAAACCATGATGGATCATCCCCTGCGGACCATTTCTTATATTGCAGATATAGGAAATATAGTTGTTTTGATGGCTCGTAGGCGAATGCCACGGTCTAACTCCCAGGATAATGTGGAAGCATCTCATCCTTCTCAAGACGGAAAGAGGCAGTACAAAATGATTTGCCATGTCTTTGAGTCTGAGGAT GCACAGTTGATTGCACAGTCCATAGGTCAAGCATTTAGTGTGGCCTACCAGGAGTTTCTGAGGGCAAATGGAATCAACCCAGAAGACCTTAGCCAGAAGGAATATAGTGACTTGCTCAATACCCAGGACATGTACAACGATGACCTGATTCACTTCTCCAAATCTGAAAACTGCAAAGAT GTTTacattgaaaagcaaaagggagaGATCCTAGGTGTAGTGATTGTGGAGTCTGGCTGGGGATCCATTTTGCCTACAGTTATCATAGCCAACATGATGCATGGAGGACCAGCAGAGAAGTCTGGGAAGCTGAACATAGGGGACCAGATCATGTCAATCAATGGGACCAGTTTGGTTGGCTTACCACTCTCAACGTGTCAGAGTATTATAAAG ggtTTGAAAAACCAGGCCCGGGTTAAACTGAACATAGTTAGGTGTCCTCCAGTAACCACAGTCTTGATCAGGAGACCGGACCTCAGATATCAGCTGGGCTTCAGTGTGCAGAATGGGATT ATCTGTAGCCTTATGAGAGGAGGTATAGCAGAGCGAGGAGGTGTACGTGTCGGCCATCGGATCATTGAAATCAATGGGCAGAGTGTTGTAGCAACACCCCATGAGAAAATTGTTCACATTCTCTCAAATGCTGTTGGTGAG ATTCATATGAAGACTATGCCAGCTGCCATGTACAGACTGTTGACTGCACAAGAGCAACCAGTTTACATCTAA